The genomic DNA CAGGATCCAAAGGACTAGTGATCGGCGGCGGTTTATTGGCTCTGCTGGTGATTGGCGGATTAGTAGCATTCATATTTTTGAGAGGTTCAAACTCAGCAAACAATGAGGCGGCACCGACTCCGCGAGTTAAGAATGCTTCGAATTCGTCAACTGCCGTATCGCCAGCGACGCCGACGGTAAGTAGTGTGCCTAGTGCGAGTAGTCCGGCCGCCGCCGCTCCGACCTCGACACCAGATGTCACAGTTGCAGCAACTACGCCGCCGCCTGCGCCAAAACCGACAAAGAAGCCCGTAAACTGCAACAAGAAATGCGACCAGGTATTCGACAGATGTATGGCTGAATATCGGCAATTTGACGACCAGGAGATGATCTGCGGCGGCAAGCGGGATAGCTGTTTAAGCAAATGTTCTTAGTTTAAAAAGATCAATTTTGCGTAGTTTCGCTCTCTATCGGGCGAATAGAAAAATGGGTGAGAGTGGGAAGCGACTTTTGCCATCGGTCACAAAGTGAATATGTTTAGATCAAAGTTCAAACAAAGAACAGGCACTATAGCCAAATTGCTTTTGGTTGCTGCGTTATTGGCGGGCCTTTCGGGCTGTCGCGAGCTTTCAGTCTTTTTCGATCCCGGCAAGGACGCCCCGAAAAAGCAGCTCAAGGTCGTAAAGCGCGACAAGCCAAATCTCGAGTCCGATCCGGGCGAGCGGCCGGTCGATCCGGATTCAGCCGACTTGGTCGAGGCGACTGAAGAGGAAGCGGTCGAAGATGGAGTGTTGGCTCAGCAGACTGCGTCGGCGGCGGATGTTGGCTCGGGCGATGAGAACGAGTTGATCGCTGAGATCGAGAGAAAGGCGAAAGCGATCGTCGGGCGTTGGGAAACGACGACCGTAACGGACGATTACGTCGCATTCGAATTCGGACAGCCTAAGGCCGAAGGCGAGACGTTTGTCGGCACCTATACTTTCTTCGTCAACGATAGGCAGGAGGCGCCGGCGAAATACGTCGTTTCTCGCGAAGACGCGATCAAGTTTTTCTCGGGCGGCGTCGAGAACAAAACGCTGCAAGTCACGGTCTCGGCAGACGGGCAATCGCTAACCTTCCTCGGCAACAAGGGAATCACATCGAAGATGGTGCGTGCCGGTTCGCGTCCAAAACCGCAACCTACGCCTGCCCCGAAACCAGAAGTTCCAAACGAAAATCTGCCGCAGCCCAGGGCGACTCCGCCGCGGATCGAGCAGCGTGAGCAGTAGTAGAGATCAGAGAATTGAGGAGAAACGAAAAATGAAAACGAACGACAAAAATGTTATGCGAAATTTCCTGCTTTCGCTGTTTGCATTCGCAATAGTATTGCCGCTTACCGGCTGCCCGGGCGAGAAGAAACAACGTGCTTCGCGGTCGGATCCGGCGTCAGACACGATGACCGAAGAAAACTCGAAGGATGTTGTTGTGCTTCAGAACAATCCGGCTGGCAATTCCACCGGCGGGGCCGGCGGCACCGGCAAAATCGTCCAATCCGTTCGAAGGAACCTGGGACGTAAATTCCAGCGGAAGCTTCTTTAACTGGACGTTCGGGTACGCTACAAAAAAAGACCAAAAGTTTGAAGGGAAGATAACCGACGCTTCGAGCGCGGTCATTGGCGACTACGTTGTTCTGCCGAACAAAACTATCGAATTGAAAGTTTATGCAGCAAGCATCAACGCCATCGTTGCGTACAAGGTCTCAAACGGCGGCAATCAGATAGAGATGGACGACGGTCCTACTAAGGTCACGATGACCAAGGGCAAGACCAACACCACCATTCAGAACGATGGCAATATTCTCGCATCGCGTACTTGGACAAACATCGCCAATCCAGGCCATCAATTTCAGTTCACGTCGGTAAGAAAATCCAGTTCGGGATGGAACGGTGCGTACAATGAGATCCACCCCGGTGGTCGAATCGATAGCGGAACCTTTTCGCTAACGCCCGGAAAGTTGACTTTAACCGTGTCGGGAAATGTTGATGTGTTCACATACAAGCTGCGCCTCGGCAATTCGGTGCTTGATGTGACCGATTCTTCGGGCAACACGAATACATTCCAATAATGAAAAGGCCAAATATGAACTTCAAACGAAAAACCAAGAGTATTCTGATCACATTTCTTCTGCTCGGCGGCGTCATCACGTCGACTGGGTGCCAGGCCGCCTCGGACCTGTTCAATCCGGATACGTACAACTTCTACAACACGGAGCCTTGGGAACGGAACAAGAAGAAGACAGCGAAACCGAAGACGTTGAAGGATCAAATGTAGATGTTGTGTCAGCCGATCTGAACAAACTTGACAAGAATTACGAAAGACTATGATCTGTCCAAATTGTAAAGTACCAAACCTAGGAGCCAATAGGTTCTGCGCTGAATGTGGAAGTAAAATGCCGGACCCTGGTGCTGGAACTCTGGCGTCAGAGAACCCGACTTTGTATTACCCAAGTCAGTCGCGGCCGCCACATCAGCCGCCGCCTGAACAACAGCAACCGGTGCAGCCGCAGTATCAGCAGCAAGCGGTTCCGCCGCCGCAGCAACAGGTGCCGCCGCCACAACAGCAGATGCCGCCTCCACAAGGGCAAATGCCGCCGCAGCAACAGGTTCCGCCGCCACAGCAGCAGCAGTATTATCAGCAGCAACCTTCGCAGCCGCAATATCCCCAACAGCCGGTTCCTGCCGCCGATGTGCCGAAGAAGAAATCAAAAGCGTTGCGTTGGGCAATGGTGATCATTTTGGTTCCGCTTGTGCTGTTTGGCGGAGCCTTGATTGCGATGAATTTCTTGGTCATTAAGCAAGCGAACCGTTCGTACACGCTCGGCGACAGACATAAAGGCGAAGAGAAAAAGGTCGTCGAACTCGATCCGCAGAACGGCAAGCTCTTTGTAAATAACTCGGACAGTGACAAAGCTCAGTTGTGGCAGATCACGCCTGACTCGGGCGTCGAAGACTCGTATCGATTCGTCAATCGCGAGACCGGCGACGCTGAATCGCTCGAGGTCATTGACGACAAGGTCGATTTCAACGTCGGTATAAACGAATCGGCAGAAGACGACGGCCAGCTTTGGGCGATCACGAACATCGAGGGCGACAACTTTCAGATAACCAACAACTGGCTCGGCGACTCGAAAGCACTTATCGCATTTCAAGGAAACCCTACGATTCCTCCGAATGCGCGATTCGGGCAACAAAGAAGGACAGCTCTGGAAGCGGATCGCGGCGAAAGGCGGCGGTTATTACATCGTCAATAAGCGTTATGGCGATGGATTTGCACTCGACGCGGTTTACCAAGGTGAGTTTATCGACAAGATGAAGATGGGCAAAGCAGGGAAATTCGG from Acidobacteriota bacterium includes the following:
- a CDS encoding zinc ribbon domain-containing protein, with product MFCPECGTQNPDTAKFCVSCGLQTPLAGGARPQPAPVRSGSKGLVIGGGLLALLVIGGLVAFIFLRGSNSANNEAAPTPRVKNASNSSTAVSPATPTVSSVPSASSPAAAAPTSTPDVTVAATTPPPAPKPTKKPVNCNKKCDQVFDRCMAEYRQFDDQEMICGGKRDSCLSKCS
- a CDS encoding RICIN domain-containing protein, with protein sequence MPDPGAGTLASENPTLYYPSQSRPPHQPPPEQQQPVQPQYQQQAVPPPQQQVPPPQQQMPPPQGQMPPQQQVPPPQQQQYYQQQPSQPQYPQQPVPAADVPKKKSKALRWAMVIILVPLVLFGGALIAMNFLVIKQANRSYTLGDRHKGEEKKVVELDPQNGKLFVNNSDSDKAQLWQITPDSGVEDSYRFVNRETGDAESLEVIDDKVDFNVGINESAEDDGQLWAITNIEGDNFQITNNWLGDSKALIAFQGNPTIPPNARFGQQRRTALEADRGERRRLLHRQ